TGAATCAGGTATGAAGTGAGTACTTGAGTACCAGAGTGACTCAAGTACTCAGGTACTCAAGTCACTCAAGTTCTCAGTTTTCTATTTCATCAGGATCATTTTTCTTGTGGATGTGTTATTTCCTGCAGTCAGTTTATAGAGATAAATTCCGCTCGGCAAATCTGCGGCACTGAATCCAATCTCATGGTAGCCGGCTTCAAGATTTCTGTTTATAAGTTCAGTTACTTTTTCTCCCGACGAGTTGTAGATAATGAGAGAGACAAAGCCCTCTTTTGGGAGCGCGAAGGCGATCATTGTTGTTGGATTAAACGGATTGGGGTAATTCTGTTTTAGCGCAAATTCGAGAGGTACATTTTCACTCTCAGTGATTCCGGTTACGATATGGATTATCGACTGCCCGGCATCAGGTATAAAAATGTTTTCGTTTAGTCGGAGATTTGTAAAACTCACCGTACTTTGGCCGTTGTTCAAGCTGCCGTTATATGAAAGACGGAGTTTAACAACGGGAATACCGGGTGTTAAAGGAACCTCCTGAAGCGATGCTATGGCGAATTTCACCACTCCATCCTCATGTCGTACTTCCCGGAGTGCACCCGAAAATTGAGGGGCAAATTGCAATCCCTCAAAATTAAAAGCAGTGGCATCAAACGAAATATTTCCCTCGAGAGTAAACAGGTTTTCCGGGTTGTTTAAGTATACCGGCACTTCGATAATCTGTCCTGAGGGTGCATTAACATCCACAATCTGAGGTGTACCGGCTGCCTGCGGGAAATTACCCCACGGAAGTGAAGGTATCAACCCCGCAACATATTGTGCAATAGTTGATGCATCGGCCGCAGTGATTGTGCTGTTGTTTGTAACCTCAGCATTTCCACGCTGTTCGTCGTCGAGGGTTATCTGATTGACCAGGTATCTTAACACCATTGATGCATCAAAAGCCTGAACAACCCCGTTCAGATCCACATCACCGGGGAACCGGGTCTTTATCACAACCTTTCCGGCTTTTGTCATAACAGGGTAATCATTTGTGTTAAAATATGCAGAGTCGAAATTGATGAATACAGTATCTCTTTTTGTCGGATCAGTTGGAGTCGCTTTGAATTGCAGGTAACATAGAATTCCATTGGTGTTAATAAAATCAGATCCGTAAGAGATAAATCGAAGATTTTCGTTGGTCTGATTTGTGTAAAATGACCAGCCCGAAGTGTTCATGAGAGTACCTGCCTCAGGTTTAACACCTATAAACTTGAGCTTGGGAGAAAAGTTGTTCAGGTAAATCTGTCCCGAGTACAGTTTATATCCGTTGGGGTTTGTGATTTTTAGCGGTATTTTTACCGTGTCGCCCGCAAAAAGCGCAACATCCTCGAGCCAAAGCATCAAGGGCGCTCTCCTCTGCCATGCCTGCATTGTTCCATAACCGACCACATGAATGTTTTCAAGATCTTGTGTGTACAGTCCCAATGCAACATTGCTATTATAAGGAAAAACATTTTCGTGGTTCCATGTCGCTCCTCCATCGGTTGTTTTGTGAATTATTCCGTCGTTCAATACAATTACACCCCGCATTGCATCGAAGAAAAACATGTCACCGGGATATATAAAACCCGGAATGTTGGGAGTCAGATTAATCCAGGAAAGTCCCCGGTTGGTTGATTTCAGCAATCCAAACTCGCCGGCTGCATAAATGACCTGATCGTTTGGGACGGAAACATTAAATATCGCTCCGACATAGGGAAGCGAAAGCGGAAGATATCCGGCACCTCCGTTTTCGGTAACGAGCAATCTGCTGATTGTGGAAGAAGCCGCAAGGGAACCCATGGCACCGAACATGTCGGTTCCGTATGCAATGGATGTCAACTGGTATTCATTGGAGTTGAAGTTCTGCTTTGTCCAGGTTGCTCCGGCATTGGTGGTCTTGAATAGTGTACTTCCATATCCGACGATATAGCCTATATCAGGACCGGCAAAATAAACCTTCTTAAGGTTTTCGTTAGTGTTCAACTGTATTTGGGTCCATTCCTGTGTATTGAAGTTAAATTTCAATACTACTCCATTTTCTCCAACTGCCCATGCATTGGATCCGACTATGTCCACGGCATTCAACCACTCGGTTTGAGCCCCCGTTCGGAAAATCGTCCAGGGGGAATCACCCAGCTTTATAAATACAGCTCCGCCCTCTCCGACTGCCATACCAATATCTGTTTGAAAATCGACATCGTTGAGCCGGTAGGGCGGATTAATTGTCTGTCCTCGCCACAACTGGGCGTTCAAGGTAAGACAAAACATTGCAATGAGTAGAAGTGTCTTCTTCATATTATATCTCGGTTAAATATTATTAAATACGGGTATTAAAATCGTAAAAATAATTTAAATAACAAGCGAAAATATTCATTATTAAGGAGGTTGTGATTTGTGTTACAGGCTGGTGTACTGCTTCTTGTGGGTCTCAGTTTGAGCTACGGCGGGAGAAACAAAAAAGGCTGCTCGAACATGATATTCGAACAGCCTTATAATTGAAAAGACGGCTAAACGCTTTCGCTACGAGTTATAAACATAAGCGAATGTTTTGGCGAACTCTTCTATGCTGGTTGGAGTTGTGCTCTCTGCATCTCTGATTACACCCTCTGTAATCCTACCGGTGTTGGCGACCTGCAGGAAAAGAGCCATGCGGTTTGCCATGCTTTCACCAACACCCATCTGCACCATGGAAGCAATCATCCCTTCGAACGGGAATTCAATATAGGAGAGGTTGGGTTTGCCAATGGCTTTTCCGAGAATGGAGGCAATCTCAGGATAGGTCAGGTCTCTTTCACCGAGAAGATATTGAGCGGACTTCCCTGTAAAATCGAGTTTAAGAATTCTTTCGGCACCGTAGTTTCCGATATCGACAGTCGCAATCATAGGCATTTTAATGTTTGCGAGGACAGGTGAGCCCATGATACCGCTCTCCTTAATTAGGGGAATCTGACCAAAAAGGTTCTCCATGAAAAATGTGGGTCTGAGGTGAAGGACATTTAACCCTTCAATTTTGTTGAATTCCTCTTCCATATAATGCAATCCGAAAACAACGCCTGTGTCTTCTGAGAGCTGCGCTCCAAGACTGCTCAGGGACACTGCATATTTTACGCCCGAATTTTTGATTGCTGTTGCCAGTGTATCAACTGTTTTCGTTTGAAAGCCGTAAAAATCTGGTTCCCTGTAGGCAGGTGGAATCATTGCATAAACTGCTGCTGCACCTTCAAATGCCGTAGTAAGAAATTCAACATCGTCAAGGCTCCCCTTTGCGAATTCAGCACCTTTGGTAATTAGATCATTTGCCTTTTCGGGGTCTCTGCCGATAAGTTTTACACTTTTGCCGGCTTCAAGTAGTCGGGTTGCGATTATTTTACCGGTGTTACCGGTTGCTCCTGTTATTACAAACATGGCTGCTCCTTTGGTTATTAAAAATGATTGTTTTTACATACAAATATGGGGATAAAAAAATCAGGCATTGTCAAGTTTAACTGCTGCGTCAAAAATCGATACTGTAAGCAGGTTTGCATGAGTTTCGCCGAGAGTTTTTGTGTACCGTTTGTAAAAATTCATCCAGCACTCCTTTACAACAGGCTCCATTTCCTTGCCTGCCTCGGTTGGATAAATTCTTGTAAACTTCCCCTCTGTTTCTCTCGAAACGAGCCCCTTTTGTTCCAGTTTCTCTATCAAACGGGTTATTGTCGAAGGATTGAGCATCATAATTTTACTCAAATCCATCGGTTGAATACCCGGTTGCTCTACAACGGACATTACAAGAAAAGCAAATGAAGTCGTCAGTCCAGTGCGGGCAAACTCTTCATCAGCCATTTTCGTAACTATCCGCGCCAGCGTATTGGACGAGTAGTAAAGGCACTTGCAAAATTTAGAACTTTTTTCTTCCATATACCACAAATATAATATGAAATGGTTGTATATACAAATAAAAAATACCCCCTTAACAATATTTTTTCGTCAGGGAGCAAAATCTTTGATATTTTTGCTTTACAAATATTTGCGAAAGGCAAAATGAGATTAAAATTAAAACGACCAATTGTATTTTTTGACCTGGAAACCACGGGGATTGATGTCGAAAAAGACAGAATCGTTGAAATATCGCTGTTAAAACTCTACCCCGATCAGCGACGGGAGATCAAAACGGTGCTCGTGAATCCCGAAAGAAGCATCCCCGCAGATTCGAGTAAAATTCACGGCATTTATGATTTGATGGTGGCTAACGAGAAGACATTTCCCGAAATCGCAAATTCACTTCTTAAGATTTTCGACTCCTGCGACATTTCAGGGTATAATATTTTAAGCTACGACCTTCCTCTCATCAAGCAGGAATTTAAAAGATGTGGAATCGAATTCCCCGCGGAAGGAACTGTTGCAATCGATCCGTATCTGCTTTATGCAAAGAAGGAACCAAGAAATCCCGGCAACCCTGCGGATACCCGCCGTCTGGTGGATGCATACCGCTATTACTGTGGCAAGAAAATGGTGGGCGCACACTCTGCCGAGGCTGACATCACCGCCACTATGGAGGTGTTTATCGCTCAACTTGAAAAATACAACGATGTTGGAGACACTCCCGAAGAAATTGCACAATATCTGGGAGTGGGAAGAAGCAAAAATGCCGACATTTCAGGGAAGCTGGTTTATAACGAGAAGGGGGAAGTTGTCTATAATTTTGGCAAACATATCGGCAAAAGGGTGAAAGACGAGAGAGGGTACGCAGAGTGGATCCTTAAAAATGACTTTCCCGATGACACAAAGCGGGTCTTGAGAGAAATTCTGAAAAAATAGCCCCGTCCGAATTCACCTGTGTATTTAAAAAGAAAAAGTGCCGGAGAAGTCCTTCGGCACTTTTGATTTTAAAGTAAGACGGTTAGATTAAACCCTTTTTCACCATCAATTCGGCACAAAGTATTGCTCCACCGGCAGCACCTCTGACCGTATTGTGGGAAAGAACTGTAAACTTGTAATCGAACAGGTTACAGTCACGAAGCCTTCCGACAGAGGTTGCCATCCCTTTATCGATGTTTCTGTGGAGTCGCGGCTGAGGATATTTATCCTCATGGAAATAATGCAACGGTTTAACGGGTGCAAAGGGAAGTTGAAGAGACTGAGGTTCAGCAGAGAATTCCTCCCAGACCTTCAAAATATCACCCTTTGAAGCTTTGTTTTTCAGTTTAACCTGAACAGATTCGGTGTGACCGTCGAGAACCGGCACTCTGTTGGTGGAAGCACTGATTTTGATGTCGGTGTTCGTAATCCCCGATCCGTTAAAAGCTCCAAGAATTTTCAGGGGTTCGGTTTCGAGCTTCTCTTCTTCGCCGCTGATAAACGGGATGACATTATCAGTGGAGTCAAGTCCCGAAACTCCGGGATAACCGGCACCTGAAAGAGCCTGCATCGTGACCACATTCACGGCTTCAAGTCCAAAATTGTCAAAAAGAGGTTTTAGCGCCATCACCATTCCGATTGTTGAACAGTTGGGGTTGGTAACTATTGCACCGCCGTTGTACTTTTGAATCGAAAGGAGCTGCAGGTGATCCGCATTAACTTCAGGTACGAGAAGCGGTACATCGGGATCAAAGCGGTGATTTCTCGAATTGGAGACAACGATGTAACCTGCTTTGGCAAAATTCTCTTCAATTTCACCCGCTACGGAAGAATCAAGTCCCGAAAAAACAATCCTGCTCTCAAATGGGGGCTCACAATTCTTTACAATCAGGTCTCCCACCCCTTTCGGAATCGGGGACGCCATAAACCAGTTGACTGCATCCTTGTATTTCTTCCCCGCCGAGCGGTCGGAAGCTCCAAGTTCGCACAATTCAAAAAAAGGATGATCTTCAAGAAGTTGAATAAATTTCTGCCCCACACTGCCGGTGGCACCGAGAACTGCTACTTTGATTTTAGACATGTAACTCTATTTATTTGTTATTAAATACAAAATCTTCATTAAATAAACGGCAAAGATATGAAATATGAGCTGTTATGGAAAGGGGAAAGGAGGGAAGGAGTTAACTGTAACTTATGCAAAACCCCGTGTCGATTGTGATTTGGATATTTATAAAAAATTTAGCAATTTTGCATTCAGATTTACCCCCCTTAAGATAGCATCTTAGGCCCAACGCCCCTTAACTGGGGCGTTTCTTATTTTACATCAGACGGGGGAAAATTAAACGAAGAGTTAAGACAACTGCTGCTTGTTTACCAAACCGCAGATTTTATGTCAAAAACATATGTCTTCGGGGCATATCGTTATGCAAACGACCTTGTAATTCTCTTCCTGTTTTGTGCTTTCTAGTACCGCCCCACTGCTTGAAAAAGAAAGGTACATCAGCCACATTGCAGATGTCTCGTAATTTTGTAACCCATTCTTCCTTAAGTTCTCTTGCTTTAGGTCCTGATTCCCCTCCCACAATCACCCAGTCTATCCCTTCAAGATCAATTTTGTTAATTTCCCCGATTAATGGTTCAATCGACAAAAACTTCGTGAATGCGTTTGTTTGTCTGAGGTAATCAACTCTTTTTACATATGTTTGAGACTCAACACTAACCCCCATCCAGATGTTTTCAGACCAGGGCAATTTTTTACTAAGTTCCAACAACCTCTCGTGTCTTTTCGTAAGAATTTGGAATACATGCCACGAGGCTTGATTCATTACTTGAAAAACCTTTAAGATATAATCAAAAGGCACATCCTCGTGGAAAAGATCACTCATTGAATTTACAAAAATCAGACGAGGTGTCTTCCATTTCAGTGGAATGTCCAGGGTAGCAGGTTGGAGCGTCAACTTAAATCCGTTTTTGTAATTTGGCTGTCCCATCAATTGTAACCGTTTGGCCATTTTTTCGGCATAGCAATTTTTACACCCGGAACTTACTTTGTCACATCCGGTTACGGGATTCCATGTAGCGTTAGTCCACTCAATTAAACTTTTATCAGCCATGTTTCTTTTCAATTAGATGTCGAGCAATGTTGATCGCAGTTTCTGAACCTTTTTCGTTTGAAGCAGCAAAACACAAGGCGAAGATAGGAATATTTTTAGTATTTTTCAAGATCAAAGGATTTGGTGCAACTTTATGAAAAATTTCGCCTAATCTTGAGACATAATATTCTATCAATTCTTTCTCATTAACAGCTTTTATTAAGATTGTCTCTTCTTCACCGAACAAATTTTCAACCGAGTATTCTTTGTAAAACTTTTCGAACCAATCCGTTTCACCGAAAACACGGTCTAATTTTCCCCTGACTGAGTCTATAATTTCTCCATCTTTTTGTAGTTGACGCATAAATCCGACTGCATGAGGTACGAGAATCCACAAATCCACCATTTTTGTTTTAGCGATTGTCTTCAGGAGATCAAATTCCACATGCATTCCAAACGGGTCCAGGAAAATGACCGCCCTGTCTTTAGTGATATGAAAACTTTTCAATATTTTCGTGAGCTCCTGTGTGCAATCACCATTATAAATATGAACTCGATCTTTTGCCCAAGCATATTGTCTTTTTAGTTCTTCAAGCTTTTGACACCGGCTTCTGTCTTTTTCGATAAAGTGATAGTGATGAAAAGGACTTTTTATGTCTAATGCAATCTTTGCACTACCGGGATAATGTGCTTCCATCTCAAATAAGTTGCCTTCAATGCTATCTTCAAAGACGAGGTCTCCCTTCCCTGCAAATGCATCAATGTAATGAGTCGTGAATGACTGTGCCTTTAAATTCTTGTCAAAAATTTTTTTGTATGCTTCTAAATAGTCATTTAGTGTTCTCAATTTCGTTATTGTCCAATTGCCACCAAAATGATCTGCCATGTTATCCTCAGGTCAGTTTTATTTTTGAAT
The nucleotide sequence above comes from Ignavibacteria bacterium. Encoded proteins:
- a CDS encoding T9SS type A sorting domain-containing protein; amino-acid sequence: MKKTLLLIAMFCLTLNAQLWRGQTINPPYRLNDVDFQTDIGMAVGEGGAVFIKLGDSPWTIFRTGAQTEWLNAVDIVGSNAWAVGENGVVLKFNFNTQEWTQIQLNTNENLKKVYFAGPDIGYIVGYGSTLFKTTNAGATWTKQNFNSNEYQLTSIAYGTDMFGAMGSLAASSTISRLLVTENGGAGYLPLSLPYVGAIFNVSVPNDQVIYAAGEFGLLKSTNRGLSWINLTPNIPGFIYPGDMFFFDAMRGVIVLNDGIIHKTTDGGATWNHENVFPYNSNVALGLYTQDLENIHVVGYGTMQAWQRRAPLMLWLEDVALFAGDTVKIPLKITNPNGYKLYSGQIYLNNFSPKLKFIGVKPEAGTLMNTSGWSFYTNQTNENLRFISYGSDFINTNGILCYLQFKATPTDPTKRDTVFINFDSAYFNTNDYPVMTKAGKVVIKTRFPGDVDLNGVVQAFDASMVLRYLVNQITLDDEQRGNAEVTNNSTITAADASTIAQYVAGLIPSLPWGNFPQAAGTPQIVDVNAPSGQIIEVPVYLNNPENLFTLEGNISFDATAFNFEGLQFAPQFSGALREVRHEDGVVKFAIASLQEVPLTPGIPVVKLRLSYNGSLNNGQSTVSFTNLRLNENIFIPDAGQSIIHIVTGITESENVPLEFALKQNYPNPFNPTTMIAFALPKEGFVSLIIYNSSGEKVTELINRNLEAGYHEIGFSAADLPSGIYLYKLTAGNNTSTRKMILMK
- the tcmP gene encoding three-Cys-motif partner protein TcmP; this translates as MADHFGGNWTITKLRTLNDYLEAYKKIFDKNLKAQSFTTHYIDAFAGKGDLVFEDSIEGNLFEMEAHYPGSAKIALDIKSPFHHYHFIEKDRSRCQKLEELKRQYAWAKDRVHIYNGDCTQELTKILKSFHITKDRAVIFLDPFGMHVEFDLLKTIAKTKMVDLWILVPHAVGFMRQLQKDGEIIDSVRGKLDRVFGETDWFEKFYKEYSVENLFGEEETILIKAVNEKELIEYYVSRLGEIFHKVAPNPLILKNTKNIPIFALCFAASNEKGSETAINIARHLIEKKHG
- a CDS encoding NmrA family NAD(P)-binding protein, which codes for MFVITGATGNTGKIIATRLLEAGKSVKLIGRDPEKANDLITKGAEFAKGSLDDVEFLTTAFEGAAAVYAMIPPAYREPDFYGFQTKTVDTLATAIKNSGVKYAVSLSSLGAQLSEDTGVVFGLHYMEEEFNKIEGLNVLHLRPTFFMENLFGQIPLIKESGIMGSPVLANIKMPMIATVDIGNYGAERILKLDFTGKSAQYLLGERDLTYPEIASILGKAIGKPNLSYIEFPFEGMIASMVQMGVGESMANRMALFLQVANTGRITEGVIRDAESTTPTSIEEFAKTFAYVYNS
- the asd gene encoding aspartate-semialdehyde dehydrogenase, with translation MSKIKVAVLGATGSVGQKFIQLLEDHPFFELCELGASDRSAGKKYKDAVNWFMASPIPKGVGDLIVKNCEPPFESRIVFSGLDSSVAGEIEENFAKAGYIVVSNSRNHRFDPDVPLLVPEVNADHLQLLSIQKYNGGAIVTNPNCSTIGMVMALKPLFDNFGLEAVNVVTMQALSGAGYPGVSGLDSTDNVIPFISGEEEKLETEPLKILGAFNGSGITNTDIKISASTNRVPVLDGHTESVQVKLKNKASKGDILKVWEEFSAEPQSLQLPFAPVKPLHYFHEDKYPQPRLHRNIDKGMATSVGRLRDCNLFDYKFTVLSHNTVRGAAGGAILCAELMVKKGLI
- a CDS encoding MarR family transcriptional regulator — protein: MEEKSSKFCKCLYYSSNTLARIVTKMADEEFARTGLTTSFAFLVMSVVEQPGIQPMDLSKIMMLNPSTITRLIEKLEQKGLVSRETEGKFTRIYPTEAGKEMEPVVKECWMNFYKRYTKTLGETHANLLTVSIFDAAVKLDNA
- a CDS encoding phage Gp37/Gp68 family protein; its protein translation is MADKSLIEWTNATWNPVTGCDKVSSGCKNCYAEKMAKRLQLMGQPNYKNGFKLTLQPATLDIPLKWKTPRLIFVNSMSDLFHEDVPFDYILKVFQVMNQASWHVFQILTKRHERLLELSKKLPWSENIWMGVSVESQTYVKRVDYLRQTNAFTKFLSIEPLIGEINKIDLEGIDWVIVGGESGPKARELKEEWVTKLRDICNVADVPFFFKQWGGTRKHKTGRELQGRLHNDMPRRHMFLT
- a CDS encoding 3'-5' exonuclease, which gives rise to MRLKLKRPIVFFDLETTGIDVEKDRIVEISLLKLYPDQRREIKTVLVNPERSIPADSSKIHGIYDLMVANEKTFPEIANSLLKIFDSCDISGYNILSYDLPLIKQEFKRCGIEFPAEGTVAIDPYLLYAKKEPRNPGNPADTRRLVDAYRYYCGKKMVGAHSAEADITATMEVFIAQLEKYNDVGDTPEEIAQYLGVGRSKNADISGKLVYNEKGEVVYNFGKHIGKRVKDERGYAEWILKNDFPDDTKRVLREILKK